One stretch of Psilocybe cubensis strain MGC-MH-2018 chromosome 6, whole genome shotgun sequence DNA includes these proteins:
- a CDS encoding hypothetical protein (Uncharacterized protein C9.08c): MYSTGWALFLYNVTLIINAPFGRFTPKDQSSIFLVDGVKSWILMELVSPFTFIYTFLTSPLSVQAPPLPSLTEPHAILALCFLIHYTNRALVNPLRTSSRSKAHLIVTLSGVTFNILNGCLMGSYLSSPFARIYLAAGPRSSFYVGLTLWVLGLAGNIWHDEILLDIRRKAKSKGKSKVVHGMEVDGSRARTEHYAIPHGGLYSLISYPNYFCEWIEWFGFALAAAPFPFQLSHLKGFTFALVTSKIFDPQTYTSILKMPAQNFAPDLSPPWIFLLTEIVLMLPRAYRGHQWYHEKFRDSYPQSRKAVIPFIL; the protein is encoded by the exons ATGTATTCAACAGGATGGGCATTGTTTCTCTATAATG TCACGCTCATAATAAACGCGCCATTTGGACGGTTTACCCCCAAGGACCAGTCTAGCATCTTCCTTGTCGACGGAGTCAAGTCGTGGATTTTGATGGAGCTTGTGTCACCATTCACATTCATCTACACCTTTCTTACCTCCCCACTTTCGGTTCAGGCTCCCCCTTTGCCATCTTTGACGGAGCCCCATGCGATCTTGGCCTTGTGTTTCTTGATTCACTATACCAACCGGGCGTTGGTGAACCCATTACGCACGTCGTCGCGTTCCAAGGCGCATTTGATCGTGACACTCTCCGGCGTCACCTTCAACATTCTCAATGGGTGTTTGATGGGATCCTACCTATCATCTCCTTTCGCGCGTATCTATCTTGCTGCTGGTCCACGCTCGTCTTTTTACGTCGGACTCACGTTGTGGGTGCTGGGATTAGCCGGTAACATCTGGCATGACGAAATCCTGCTCGACATACGCCGCAAAGCCAAGTCCAAGGGGAAAAGCAAAGTGGTGCACGGAATGGAAGTGGATGGCAGCCGTGCCCGAACGGAGCACTACGCGATCCCACACGGCGGGCTGTACAGCTTGATCTCATACCCCAATTATTTCTGCGAGTGGATAGAGTGGTTTGGGTTTGCGCTCGCTGCGGCGCCTTTCCCGTTCCAGCTTTCGCATCTTAAAGGGTTCACGTTCGCACTCGTCACATCCAAGATCTTTGATCCACAGACGTACACGTCAATATTGAAGATGCCGGCGCAGAATTTTGCGCCTGACTTGTCACCTCCTTGGATATTTTTGTTGACCGAGATCGTCCTCATGCTGCCTCGTGCATATCGAGGACACCAGTGGTATCACGAGAAATTCAGAGACTCGTATCCACAAAGTCGGAAAGCTGTCATTCCGTTCATACTCTAG